One window from the genome of Candidatus Neptunochlamydia vexilliferae encodes:
- a CDS encoding aminotransferase class I/II-fold pyridoxal phosphate-dependent enzyme: protein MQDRFISTIGEGQRDPLLATLRESHQYNVVIHSVDGRELIDSKGKKLLDFASCNYIGFDQDQEALLAEGVKAAREFGIHTSRARLMGYHTLFSNLEEKLAHFMGGEEALLFPNTTLASIGIIPALMRHGDLIILDKAAHATMYQASQVARDKGALLKSYENEDFDSLKNILEEHRSAPRKMVCVDGVYSMTGDYANLPKLLPIIRKHNALLYIDDAHGFGFIGENPTPQMPYGFRGNGVINHYGCQKDDPILYVAGTAKGLAAASAFALVTPKMKEFLMAYAKPLDYTHPSTPFALGILNAALDLLPKVGEERRLKVFQMTHTLVEGLRQMGFYVMTKTLFPIISVWVGETDRLLEASRKLYNKGIFLTSCPYPTMPRGKEALRLTITSSNKPEHIDALLDAFQSIALDWRSIGAPFHPMDLEGS, encoded by the coding sequence ATGCAAGATCGATTTATCTCTACGATTGGCGAAGGGCAAAGAGATCCTCTCCTTGCAACCCTCAGGGAAAGCCACCAATACAATGTTGTTATCCATTCGGTGGATGGAAGAGAGCTCATCGATTCCAAAGGAAAAAAGCTCCTTGATTTTGCCTCCTGTAATTATATAGGTTTTGACCAAGACCAAGAGGCCCTTCTTGCTGAAGGAGTGAAGGCAGCCAGAGAGTTTGGAATTCATACGAGTCGCGCACGACTTATGGGTTACCACACCCTTTTTTCGAACTTAGAGGAAAAACTCGCTCACTTTATGGGAGGGGAGGAGGCTCTTTTATTTCCAAATACGACATTAGCAAGTATCGGAATTATCCCCGCTCTTATGCGGCATGGAGACCTGATTATCTTGGATAAAGCAGCTCATGCGACGATGTATCAAGCCTCTCAAGTGGCTAGAGATAAGGGAGCTCTTTTAAAAAGCTATGAAAATGAGGACTTTGACTCTTTGAAAAATATTCTTGAAGAGCATCGAAGTGCTCCTAGAAAAATGGTCTGTGTCGATGGGGTTTACAGTATGACAGGGGATTATGCCAACCTCCCCAAGCTCCTTCCCATTATTCGAAAGCACAATGCCCTCCTTTATATCGATGATGCCCATGGCTTTGGATTTATTGGTGAAAACCCTACCCCCCAGATGCCCTATGGGTTTAGAGGAAATGGGGTGATTAATCATTATGGTTGCCAGAAAGATGATCCGATTCTCTATGTTGCCGGAACAGCAAAAGGACTTGCTGCAGCCTCAGCTTTTGCTTTGGTAACCCCCAAGATGAAAGAGTTTCTAATGGCATATGCCAAACCTTTAGACTATACCCATCCCTCCACTCCCTTTGCTCTTGGCATCCTAAACGCTGCTCTCGACCTCCTTCCTAAGGTGGGTGAAGAAAGGCGACTTAAAGTTTTTCAGATGACCCACACCCTTGTCGAAGGGCTGCGGCAGATGGGCTTTTATGTAATGACTAAGACCCTATTTCCGATTATTTCGGTTTGGGTTGGAGAGACCGACCGCCTCCTTGAGGCTTCAAGAAAACTCTACAACAAAGGGATTTTCCTAACCTCTTGCCCTTACCCGACGATGCCCCGAGGAAAAGAGGCTCTTCGCCTCACGATTACATCGAGTAACAAGCCAGAGCACATCGATGCACTTCTAGATGCTTTTCAAAGTATTGCACTTGACTGGAGAAGTATTGGGGCCCCTTTTCACCCCATGGATCTTGAAGGATCCTAA